A section of the Harmonia axyridis chromosome 2, icHarAxyr1.1, whole genome shotgun sequence genome encodes:
- the LOC123673371 gene encoding uncharacterized protein LOC123673371 codes for MHPNPEDNLPLTPAHFLIGRTLTSLPEGDYTCIPENRLKLYQGRQRMVQSFWKRWSLEYLGNLQTRLKWKTHHANLLKPDSLVIIKEDNLPPLVWKMARVVECFPGTDGVIRVVSVRLSDGNVLKRPVNKLCPLPTEGDFNINFLESNKNSNEILELFESYGLFPAFNEASRINLNTETCIDNIFTNIYKESYKCRTYDPHLSDHSVQELKLIDETPATKGQYITKYKITEENISKFEEKLNDIDWDSIKFESAEETFHEFHLVLKGCFDTSFPLFTVNVKRDEKCVKKTASNVALKKAVDAALTIHEVRQSEHSKKLLEMLKRSMRESYTSEKKRVHREYINSSEDKTKAIWKVIKQETARSKLNRENESKLTPDELNYFFSSIGQMISMQCTPSADGAINLMRTTPSRIPVSSSSVFNYPVTIDELNQNIKRFKNKKNEDIYGMNVVLMKRIYPRIAKVMCDMFNQCLEQGIFPEVLKFARVIPVYKNGKEDECTNYRPISILPTISKILEEILKRRLLEFLDRSRVLDQNQHGFRSGKSTMTALVALMENIVEAVDEGRLVEVLTCDLSKAFDSVERDILLQKMEIYGVRGKALAIFESYLKNRTQVVSWNNEISKVNILKYGVPQGSILGPLLFLIYVNDLPNNVSCSLTSMYADDASFVNDSFRRTDLEIKGAETLVSAEKWFSTNGLKLNVDKSCRMIVAGSERPQSVKVLGMTLDNRLTWNTYTTPLLKRLSTAIFTIRRMREVAGSDISVLT; via the exons ATGCATCCTAATCCAGAGGATAACCTTCCCCTCACTCCTGCACACTTCTTGATAGGAAGAACTTTGACTTCCTTACCTGAAGGAGACTATACTTGCATCCCAGAGAATCGTCTCAAGTTGTATCAAGGTCGTCAGCGAATGGTTCAATCATTCTGGAAAAGATGGAGCCTAGAATATCTGGGGAATCTGCAGACCAGATTGAAATGGAAGACCCATCATGCAAATCTGTTGAAACCTGACAGTTTAGTCATCATCAAGGAGGACAACTTACCACCACTTGTATGGAAGATGGCTCGAGTTGTGGAGTGTTTTCCGGGCACCGATGGTGTTATTCGAGTCGTGTCAGTGCGGTTAAGTGACGGCAACGTGCTCAAACGACCTGTAAACAAATTATGTCCTTTACCAACTGAAG gagatttcaatattaatttcctGGAAAGtaataagaattcaaatgaaatcttGGAGTTGTTCGAGTCGTACGGTTTGTTTCCGGCTTTCAATGAGGCTAGCAgaattaatttaaatacagAAACGTGTATTGATAACATTTTCACGAACATTTACAAGGAATCTTACAAATGTAGAACATACGACCCACACTTATCGGATCATTCAGTACAGGAATTGAAATTGATTGATGAGACACCTGCAACAAAAGGACAATATAtaactaaatataaaataacggaAGAAAATATATCTAAATTCGAAGAGAAACTGAACGATATTGACTGGGATTCTATTAAATTCGAAAGTGCAGAGgaaacatttcatgaatttcacTTAGTGTTGAAAGGATGCTTTGATACTTCTTTTCCTTTGTTCACCGTTAATGTGAAAAGGGATGAGAAATGTGTCAAAAAAACTGCTTCGAATGTTGCTCTGAAGAAAGCGGTAGATGCGGCGCTGACAATTCATGAAGTTCGCCAAAGTGAGCACTCcaaaaaattattggaaatgttgaaacGCAGTATGAGAGAAAGTTACACATCTGAAAAGAAGAGAGTTCATCGAGAGTATATAAACTCATCAGAAGATAAAACGAAAGCTATATGGAAAGTTATAAAACAAGAAACTGCTAGATCAAAATTGAATAGAGAAAACGAGAGTAAATTAACCCCAGATGAgctaaattatttcttttctagcATAGGACAGATGATTTCAATGCAGTGCACACCTTCTGCTGATGGGGCAATAAATTTGATGAGAACAACTCCTTCTAGGATACCCGTGTCTTCGAGCTCAGTGTTCAACTATCCAGTAACGATCGATGAGCTGAATCAGAATATCAaaagattcaaaaataaaaaaaatgaggatatCTACGGAATGAATGTGGTACTGATGAAAAGAATCTACCCAAGGATCGCTAAAGTTATGTGTGATATGTTCAATCAATGTCTTGAGCAGGGGATTTTTCCTGAGGTCCTTAAGTTCGCAAGAGTAATTCCCGTCTATAAAAATGGCAAAGAAGACGAATGCACTAATTACAGACCAATATCTATCCTGCCCACCATTTCTAAGATATTAGAGGAAATATTGAAGCGAAGATTGTTAGAGTTTCTGGATAGGTCTCGGGTGCTCGATCAGAATCAACATGGTTTTAGATCTGGAAAATCAACTATGACAGCACTGGTTGCGTTGATGGAAAACATTGTCGAGGCAGTGGATGAAGGAAGATTAGTTGAAGTATTGACATGTGACCTGTCGAAGGCATTTGATAGTGTCGAAAGGGatatacttcttcaaaagatgGAAATTTATGGAGTAAGAGGGAAAGCGTTGGCTATTTTCGAGTCATATCTGAAAAATAGGACACAGGTGGTCTCGTGGAACAACGAGATATCgaaagtgaatattttgaaGTATGGAGTGCCGCAGGGATCAATTTTAGGTCCCTTACTGTTTTTAATATACGTCAACGACTTACCGAATAATGTGTCGTGCTCCCTGACCTCAATGTATGCAGATGATGCGAGCTTTGTGAATGACTCGTTTAGGAGAACAGATCTTGAAATCAAAGGGGCCGAGACCTTGGTCAGTGCTGAAAAATGGTTTAGCACGAATGGATTGAAGCTCAATGTGGATAAGTCTTGCCGTATGATAGTAGCAGGTAGTGAACGTCCTCAGTCTGTCAAAGTGTTGGGTATGACTTTGGATAACCGGCTTACTTGGAACACCTATACAACACCACTCTTGAAAAGGCTTTCAACGGCAATTTTCACAATACGTAGGATGAGGGAGGTTGCAGGTTCGGACATATCTGTATTGACCTAA
- the LOC123673372 gene encoding uncharacterized protein LOC123673372, producing the protein MTSINELRFKRGLSKGALTRFQNFVDKIQLDSLDVKIVEQLKARLSMLENTYCEFSKYQDLIEYHLQVDEAQDVEAVSREQDERELFENNYFNLLSFVKSTIIQFEDTNDSVNNVGNTRMPSNDESISSAYSDKQLAKLPALVLPQFSGSVENWLEFRDIFNSLIENNRSLDDVQKFYYLKSCLKGEASHIIESIAITKDNYKIAFNLLKERYENKKLIVERYINILLHASPIQKENSTELRKLHDSFISTLRSLKGLGQPTEHWDTFMVYLLVSKFDSRTRRDWENLKIQGELPTLKEISSFLKEKCDILEKYSKSDKHFENTYKNDASKSKRVNAFVANGFACYLCNGNHSIFKCDKFLRLNVHERMNEIQKMNRCVNCFGKHSLKECKRSTCKICHRFHNTLLHRSNSERSDKGETGASVTANATVCNDTSSVASSNSAIVHRAVETTDPANCLNISSNAATAGGTMSILSTAKVEINNRQGGEWKLPTCKPNRDTSSYLCINSRVDEDSVLNDNLRKFWQIDESLEPAIKNEFCEKHFVESYSRQRDGRFKVKIPFKENIKKLGKSKQMALKRFEGLEKRLKQNQHLREHYNKFMQEYLTLGHLKPVEGEINDLADDGTVYYVPHHAIFKNSTTTPCRVVFDFSAKTDSDISLNDAQGNAFIRNECRHWEDVQANLDTP; encoded by the exons ATGACGTCTATTAATGAATTACGTTTCAAGCGAGGTTTGAGCAAGGGAGCTCTAacaagatttcaaaattttgttgataaaattcaattggaTAGTCTCGATGTCAAAATAGTTGAACAGCTCAAGGCGAGGTTAAGCATGCTAGAAAACACATATTGcgagttttcaaaatatcaagaccTAATTGAATATCATTTACAAGTAGACGAAGCACAGGATGTTGAGGCTGTTTCACGCGAACAAGATGAGCGCGAACTCTTCgaaaacaattatttcaatttactttCATTTGTCAAATCCACAATAATACAATTTGAAGATACCAATGACAGTGTCAACAATGTCGGTAATACTAGAATGCCAAGCAATGATGAAAGTATATCATCAGCATATTCAGATAAACAATTGGCTAAATTGCCAGCACTTGTGTTACCCCAATTTTCAGGTTCAGTAGAAAATTGGCTGGAATTTCGAGATATCTTCAATTCTTTAATAGAAAATAACAGGTCCTTGGACGACGTtcaaaagttttattatttaaagTCATGTCTAAAGGGAGAGGCATCCCATATCATTGAATCAATTGCAATTACTAAGGACAATTACAAGATTGCATTCAATTTGTTAAAGGAaagatatgaaaataaaaaactgattGTTGAAAGGTATATCAACATTTTATTACATGCTAGTCcgattcaaaaagaaaattctaCCGAGTTAAGAAAACTGCACGATTCATTCATAAGCACTTTACGCTCCTTAAAAGGTCTAGGTCAGCCCACGGAACATTGGGACACATTCATGGTGTATTTGCTTGTTTCAAAATTCGATAGTAGAACTCGTAGAGACTgggaaaacctcaaaattcaagGTGAACTTCCCACGTTGAAAGAGATCAGTTCCTTTCTGAAAGAAAAATGTGATATATTAGAAAAATACTCCAAATCTgataaacattttgaaaatacatataaaaaCGACGCAAGTAAGAGTAAAAGAGTTAATGCATTTGTAGCAAATGGTTTTGCTTGCTACCTGTGCAACGGCAATCATTCTATCTTCAAATGCGATAAATTTCTAAGGCTTAATGTACACgaaagaatgaatgaaattcaaaaaatgaatcgtTGTGTCAATTGTTTTGGAAAACATTCTTTGAAAGAGTGCAAAAGATCTACCTGCAAGATTTGTCATAGATTTCACAATACTCTGTTACACCGTTCGAATTCCGAACGCTCTGATAAAGGTGAGACAGGAGCATCGGTTACAGCAAACGCTACGGTCTGCAACGACACAAGCAGCGTCGCATCTAGCAACTCTGCCATAGTTCATAGGGCAGTCGAAACTACAGATCCCgcaaattgtttgaatatttcgTCCAATGCTGCTACGGCCGGCGGCACGATGTCGATTCTGTCGACGGCGaaggttgaaataaataatagacAGG GAGGTGAATGGAAGTTACCTACCTGTAAACCAAATCGCGATACAAGTAGTTACCTATGTATTAATTCAAGGGTCGATGAAGACAGCGTTCTTAATgacaatttgagaaaattctggcaaattgatgaatctcTGGAACCGGctatcaaaaatgaattttgcgAAAAACATTTCGTCGAAAGCTATTCTCGTCAAAGGGATGGCAGATTTAAGGTCAAAATTCCTTTTAAAGAGAACATTAAGAAATTAggtaaatcaaaacaaatggCTCTTAAAAGATTCGAGGGTTTAGAAAAACGTTTGAAACAGAATCAACATTTGAGGGAACACTATAATAAATTCATGCAAGAATATTTGACATTGGGTCATCTAAAGCCAGTTGAAGGCGAAATCAACGATTTGGCTGATGATGGCACAGTGTATTACGTCCCGCATCATGCGATTTTCAAGAACTCAACTACTACACCATGTCGCGTTGTGTTTGATTTTTCGGCAAAAACAGACAGCGATATATCATTGAATGATGCGCAAGGA AATGCATTCATTCGTAATGAGTGCCGACATTGGGAAGATGTTCAGGCAAATCTGGATACACCCTGA